A genome region from Paenibacillus thermoaerophilus includes the following:
- a CDS encoding ADP-heptose synthase, producing the protein MNRRFVIEAVMIAIYGQMLSPSRPVEYLIPYSSILELYEMKESVEPVMPEPDDDVHVKQKIGELIAFFEEPLNKKKIERSLLAPWRKSPPLLVKDGVSITVVNASENAQYGELFDPIETEIILTSLREQTPVLTDQVEFTDRVIEAEIPIQVFDVDDFEFALEADLTTEDWMTTP; encoded by the coding sequence TCGAAGCCGTAATGATCGCTATATACGGGCAAATGCTGTCCCCGAGTCGGCCGGTCGAATACTTGATTCCGTACTCCTCGATCCTCGAACTGTACGAGATGAAGGAAAGCGTCGAGCCGGTGATGCCGGAACCCGACGATGACGTTCACGTGAAGCAGAAGATCGGCGAGCTGATCGCGTTTTTCGAGGAACCTCTGAACAAGAAGAAGATTGAGCGTTCGCTGCTGGCGCCGTGGCGCAAAAGTCCGCCTCTCCTGGTCAAGGACGGGGTAAGCATCACCGTTGTGAATGCTTCGGAGAATGCGCAATACGGCGAGCTGTTCGATCCGATCGAGACGGAAATCATCTTGACGTCGCTGCGGGAGCAGACGCCCGTGCTGACGGACCAGGTGGAATTTACCGACAGGGTGATCGAGGCGGAGATACCGATTCAGGTATTCGACGTCGACGATTTCGAATTCGCCCTGGAGGCCGACCTGACGACCGAAGATTGGATGACGACGCCTTAA